Genomic segment of Populus nigra chromosome 14, ddPopNigr1.1, whole genome shotgun sequence:
aatgtaagtcTACAACCCGATATTATACAAAATTGCTGAAAAAACATGCAGGgatccataaatatttttaaaatgccatttgaaaattttgattttttaatattaatattattttattattaaatatatgttgGGCTGGACACGGCCCAATAGGCTGAACTGAAACGGATGTAGCCCGACTTATCAGGCTTGACTCCAGGCCcaacctaatatttttttttaagtagtgAAAAAAGATTTGATATAGATTCACCAAATGACATTGTATATTTAAGcctctattaataaaaaaacataatactcAAGTATGGTTTGCTACTTGAAGTAAGAATATCAAATCacgttaaaattttttatccctGAGCTTTCtactttatataaattaattacgaGATGCATGCCCGCGTGCTGATGCgagcttataaaataaatatatttaatagtattataattgtgaatcagcgctagataagtaatagaaactaaaggtatgatgaagccaatatttcatgacggaaaaaaaagttgtgttagtgatcaaaacttagagactgaacaaaataatttgtaacaattcacaatgttttgggaggaaagatacagtgctttcaccacatgatttagcttttctattaataaaaagcaaaaaaaattgcaaagctaaattctctaccaatttaatatttaaaaaaaccaacaaagataattttggaaggaaaaaaatctatgaggaaaaacgttgtagcaattgacaatgttttgtgaggaaaactacagtgctttccccaataaaataaaataaaaaaccatttcgagaaatactgtagcaatacatagtgttttgtgagaaaaactacaacgctttccccatatgatttaactttattgtaattataattcttaaccaacttaatattaaaaaaaaatggacaaagataattttagaaaaaataataataaaatcataggAGAAAATTCTGcaataattcacagtgttttaaagaaaaaaattataaagctaaattcttaatcagctcaatattaaaaaaatcaaatcgacagagacaattttagaaaaaaaaatattaaaaaaaacacaaaaaaggggggaaaatcatgttggaaatactgtagcaattcatagtgttttgtgatgaaagctacagtgtttcACCACATAATTTtaccttatttgtaatgacttgtaattgtaattttcaacaatattttgtgaggaaagcaacagtgctttccccacatgattaagttttattacaaagttaaattctaaccagctcaatattaaaaaaaaaatcgacaaagataattttggaaaaaaatattaaaaaaaaacacaaaagaaactggaaaaaaatcatgtgaggaaaaactgtatcaatccatagtgtttgtgaggaaaaacttgtatttacttgtaattgtaattcttaactaacttaatatttaaaaaataaaattgacaaagataattttagggaaaaacataacgaaacagaaaaaaaccatatgagaaaaaacactgtagcaatccatagtaatttgtgaggaaagttacaaTGCTTTCCTcatatattgtaactgtaatttttaatcagtttaatattaagaaataaaataaaaataataatttcagagaaaatcataaaaaacaacaaaaaaaccatgcggagaaacattgtagcaatcgataatgttttaaaggaaaaaattacaaaactaaattctcaatcagctcaatataaaaaaaattcacaaatataattttaaaaaaataaaaaaataaaatagaaaaactatgtgggaaaacactgtagcaatccacaatattttaaaagaaaaaattacaaagtgaaatttttaaccagctcaatatttaaaaagtaaaatcaacaaagataattttttaaaaaaaaattaaatgaaaaaaaaagaaaaaaagcaaagttggaaaaaaaaggaaagcaattttgaaaaaaggaaaaaaaaacaaaaaaagagggaaagttggaaaaaaaatgaaaaaatatttaaaaaaaaagaaaagaaaaagcacTGTACTATTATAATCCACAGTAAATTAATTGTGTGGAAACAGTAATTCCCCcatatcatttaaatattattataatattattgataaattatatttatttaaaattaatcacaataataataataataataataataattattattattattattattattattattattattagtgctATACTTAATTCTCTCTTACCTTAATCCTATAACAAAACAACATTTTCATTTGAGAAAATTTAAGGAATTGACTTGGCAGTAAGGAGATCAGATTCTTTTGTTTACTTGCGTTATTAAAACCttaaattaaacatttaaaagaaaccattaaatttctttaatgcATCCCTCGCGTTTTTAAAAccataccaaaaataaataaatttaatcgaCGTATTTGATGGatcaaagatattaaaaaaaacatttctatgGAAGAATtgttaaattcaaaattcaaaagaataattaaataattaattacttgaCTTCATTACATTAATTGACATCTTCTGTAACTGTACGTAGAAGCAGACACAGAGCCCCGTGACTCCACACCCACTCTTTTGTTCTCTTGTAGcacaatcaaattaaataaataatatatcttaACCAAAACATTTATTTTCGTAATTTTTGAACTAGAttctccctccctctccctctccctctcttgatttttggaaaaaaataaatagtttccTTGCTTGGCTAATGGCTAGTAGCTCAGCTGTatctttgtcttctttttgtCTTTGTTCCCGTTTTTTAGTGAAAGAAAGCGAAGATTTTGAATCATCCTTTCAGccagaagaaaagagagaggcaCTGCTGCTGCAGCTAGTAGTGTTGGACTGATACTGCTTCCACGACATTTCCTTTTCAAGTTTCTGACTTTCTTCTCAACTCAAGAGAGGAGGCACAAAATAGATACTAGTAATACAAGCATTTTCAAGTTTGGCTTGGACTTAATCTTTTGcttttcaagaaaagaaaatggggtCTTTCAGTGCCTcctaatcatcatcatcatcattgtcaaTGTTCCTTCCTTCaaggtttctctctctctttctctctattctAATTTGTCTGCTCCATACCATTTTGAATTACATTCCTGCATGCATATCTCTCTTTGTTTGGGATATTTGAAATCTGAAAATGGGTATCTTTCCTGTTGTTttcttctgtttgttttttgggtCGAGTTTGAAATGTTGATGGACTCGGTCAGGAGGGAGGAAGAGAGAAATATACCTGCtttgtttgaaaattgaaaaggagAGACAGGGAGAGAGGGACCACTGCTAATAACCCGTCCTTGAGATTGTTCTTTTGCTTCATTGATTCACTTCCTCATCGCCCTATGGATTGTAGCTCTTGCATACCAAAAACCCCTCTACTCCATTAGTCAATCCATTGCTGCTTCTTGCCCCCCtctcctctccttttctcttttaaatacaAATCCCAATGTTTTTGGCCCATGACCTATGACCCatcaacaatttctttttcgATTAAGAATTGGAATGAAACAAAGTGTGACTCAACTTCATTTGAAAACCTTTCAAGGGTGTGTGGTTTGTGGAATGCCGTAGTTCTTACTAACAAAGGAAACAACTTTTGTCTTCCATGACTGTTAGGGAGGTACCCCACTTTCCCCTCTACTTTTCCTCCTTGTGGAGctgtttttgcttttctttttttaagcccTTTACTTTGACTTGATAGATTTTCGTTTCTCTTTTTGGAGCCAGTCATTAATATGGTCATGATTTACAGAATCTACTGCCTTTTTCCTCTGCTCTGATTTTCATGTGGTGAAAATAATGCAATTGGTTTGGTGAAAGAAACTCACCACCCACACTTGCTCTTTTTTTCCCCCGTCTCTATTTATGGTCTTCCTTTCCAAGTTGTATCGGTAGGGTCTTTCGCTAGAAACAGAAGCTGCCCGAGCTCACACTtgtgttaattgtttttgtttggttttgttgaCAATGACTAGTAGCTGTGgcattcatgaatttttttgtccTCATTACATGTTCACACTTCACAGGTTGCACAGTTTTTTCTCTAATTATGCATCTCATTGTGCCTTTGTCTTTTATATTATCCTAAGATTGTTCATGTTGACTAAAACCCTTTCTTAGGTTACCACTTTAATGTTCAAGTCCTTTCTCTTAGCATGGATCTGCAAGCTTTTATTATACTTGTTTGTACATGGCATAAATCCTATCTGCGTACAGAAGCCAAGATGCTTGGGGGATTTTAGAACGTGCCAAGCCCTGTGATCGCAGGATGTGTGACTCTCCAGTTATGCTCAGCCAGTAAGTTCCCCCCCTCCCCTTTTGCATTTCTCCGGTTATAATAGGAACCCTGCTTTAATGCTCACTTCTAATGCTTTCTTCAACTTTTTACTGGCAAAATCTGCAGAAGTGATTCTACCTCTAAAATTCTGTATTCTAAGGTGACCTATGACAATTCAAAAACTCAGCTAGATCTTGCAGATGAAGTCTGGAGCACCAGCTCTTCATTGGAGGTCAGTACTGGCAGACTTTTCATTTTCACTCGGGGTGGTGGGAGGCATTGGAAGAAGGATTGGGTTCTATAACAACAACATGTTGAACAAAAAATGCACTTTAACTTATCCATATTGGGGAGGATTGGTTGCTCAATTTTGCTCTCATAATTCAGCACATTTGGTGCCTTCTTTTGatattaatttcttcaatttttactGTAGTTGTCATCAGAAGCACTTAATTTGTCATTTGTATGTAGACCTTTAAACTATGACAGCTTAATTAAATCTGAAAAGGGTAGCTTTGACTGGAAGTTCCTGTAAATTATTTGTCTTGGATCCAAAGGCATAAGCTTTTGTAGCACAACACTCGGCTTTATAGTAATTGGTCTTTAATTTGATAGTTATATTTCATCTTCTTGACACTTTTGGAGGTACTATTTTCTTGCTCATTCATTTAATCTGTTTTTATAGTTCAAAAATGCAATTCATGTGGATTTTGATGTTTTGCAGGCAAACAATGTGAATGAAGAGGCTGTAAGTTTTGCATCGTGCATTAGAAGCAGCAATCCTTATCCTTATAGAATCCAACTTGAACGGGATGTAAGATCTCTCCTCCTGCAAGCCTCACAGTCACACTGTTGTTTTGTTGAGTTTTGGTCTCTGACTTGCATTTCTTATGCATTTGTTTGTGAAACCAAGGGATTTTTAATATGCATAGAGTGTTGACAATAGATCTGAAATGCTTTTGTTATAGAAAACAAGTTGAGATTCTTTTGAGCTGGTAGTCAATAATTGATGACAGCTATATAATATGATGCATCGGAAGATGCACAAAAGAGCACTATCTGTGTTATGTATGCCTTTGATGGATGGCATAAAACTAGGTATTTGAATGACCTTGAGTTAAGCCAGTTCCATGCTCCCCAGCGCCTAAAGCAAGGGCCTTTTTCATTATTGCTGCAAATAGTGCTTTATACTCAATTTTCCCAGTGCTTCATTGTTTCCTGATGCAGTGATAATAGTCTTGGGCTTTCAACCACAAAGTTGCAGGTTCATGTCTTGAGAGTAGACACTTAATAGAAACCATTGAAGAATTGTACCGCCTCCAAAGTAGAAATTGACCCTCTCATGACCCCTTAAGTGGAAACATAGCTGGTAATGGGCTTCTAATTGGCTGAGAAAAACACCCTTGTTGTGATTCATCCGGATAGTATCTCACAGTTCCAACAGTTTACTAGAGGCTTTGCTATAGGCATTTCATGCTGAACTTGTGTCTGTATTATTAGGTTGTGGAACATGACTTGTGATGGTTGTGCTAAATATGCTTAGAGGATGCTTACGACTTCAAAACCGgtgcttttaaaaaaaggcAGGGGGGTGATTCCACAACTGCACTGATGGTTTTTGAGAAATAACAGTTGATGACATTTAAGTTCTGCCTTCATGACAAGGAAAGTATCGGCGAATAAAAGAAATTTGTAGTGGCCCTGTAGGACTGATATTTTGCTTTATGTTGAGTTTGAAGTGTAGAATGTCTAAAGGGTGAGTTTTGCAAATGATTTAGTGTGTTGTCTGTAAAAGTGCACTCCAGATAGCTCTTTTGCAGTCCATGGAAAGTACTTGCATGCCACTATCCTTCCTGTACTCTTCTAAGTGAGGCATCATGCTTTGAATTGGTATCTGCTTGCTATCTTCAATTGCCTCTTAGCTATCATATGGTGACTTAAATTGAAGTGAGAGAGCATCTTACTGCATCATATTGTATCTAATCTTGTTGATGCGTACATAGAAATTTAGTTAATTGTTGTTGGATCATAGCTACCTTATGCTTATGGATGTGCCTCTATAACAGGTACGGAGATTACAACAACAGTTGCAAGAAGAGATGGAAATGCATGCTATTCTGGAAAATGCTATTGAGAAAAATACAGTAAAATTATCTAGTGCATCATGCCTCCCACACCATGtatgttgttttctttctaaAGTCTCTTTTATATGTGCATTTTCATATGCTGCTGAGCAGTCAGGGGAGCAATTGCGGTTAAGTGCTTAGAATTCTTCGTTAATAATATCTCTCTGTTTCCTGTTGATTCATGATGTCAAGAGATATCAAGCATATGTGACAGTATCATTTTATAGTTAGTACATCCTATCCATATTTGACTCTATTGTAAATTTGAAGGTCCACCTTTCTAGGGGTTTTAACTTATTGTAAAATCCTCTTTCTTCAGTTTGAACAGGCTCAGGAGCTTCTGTCCACTATTGCAGTACTGGAGGTCACAGTTTCAAAGCTTGAACAAGAGATTGTTTCTTTGCATTTCCAACTAAGTCaagagagaaatgagagaaggCTTGCTGAATATCGTTTGAGGCAGTCAGCTTCTCAATCATTATCTGCTTACTCCTTTGATAGCATGAAAGAAGAGGTACTTGTCATATTTCTTTTCACACATGGCTTCTCCCGAGTAAAGAAATTTATGTGCTTCTTCCTTATTTGACCAAAGGTTCTTATCTTTCACATTATGCAAACATCTTCATGTAAATCACATTTGACAACTTCTTATTATTGCTGTCTCTGCAGTGGTGGTGGTCATTTGCTATCAAATCATTCTATCATTGTCCTGCATCCATGAACATCAACTGTTTTTATTCACTTCAATGAAgcaatgaatctttttcttatcAAAAAACTTTATACTTGTCATTAGAGGAGTTTTCCATTGCCTGTAcgagtatattttatttgtacttTATATAAGACTTTCGGAACTTGCATATATTTTGATCTAGCTAAGCATTGCATGTCTTAAATAAATATGTTCTTTTGAAATATCTATGTTAACATGTGGCATGCTAGCCTTTACACGGAAAATTTACTGCAATGTAACTTTCTATGCTTTTccagatttcttcttcttcttcttcgaggAGTCTGAAGCATTCAGATTATGAACTGCACCAATCAGAGAAGAATAACTCATGTAAACACCAAGCATCTGAATCTACTGGTGAAACATCTAGTGCTCAGTCTTTGATGGAGGTATCTGCTGGTTTCGCTTTGCTTGTagagcttttttatttatgttcatGCGACAGATGTAGTCTATTTTACTTGTAGAATTGAATCTTTAAGTAGTCagtttctttcttgtttgagTCTGTGATGACTGTTTTGGTCTATGTATGTTGTTGATAAAGAGGCAAAACTGTTCCATGAATAATTTAAAGCATACATGACATAATATTTGCTTTAAGTGAGAATATGCAGCTTGTATTCTGGGAGATATGGTACTATGATTTAGATGCATCTGTGGTGGAAGGATGTTATTTTCTCACTTTGAAAAGCTAAAATTATTTGCACATACACCAGCTAAGAAAATGTTTTAGTCTAAACATAAATGAGGGATCAAGGTCACAGTTTGTAACCATTAAGCAAAATGTTGAGTCCAGATGGTGTTCAATGGTCAAAGCTCCTTAATCTATACATACTCAGAAGTCCATTTTCTGAACAATTCTTGGACAATTTAAGGTTGTACTGCTGGTTATTCTACATTTTATCTCTTGCATGCATATGCTCCTGTTCCTCCCTCCCTTCCAACTCTCTATCTAATATATCTTTCCTGTTTATTACTTATAGTAATAGATGAATTATTGTAAATGGTAGTGATAACTCCTTTCCAGAAATTCCTAATCACAGTATTAGGCATTTGATTTGTGGTACTTGGATCAGGATTCAATGAAGGCACCAGAGTTTTTCCATGAGAAGAAAGTATCCGTGCAGACAGATGCCAAACCCACTCAACCTGCAGAGCTCATGAGGCTTCCAAAAGGAATGCCGCCTAAGGGCCTTTGGGACTACCCTAATCAACTTTCAGAGGAGATGGTAAgatgtatgaaaaatattttcctgtcTCTGGCAGATTCTGCTGTGCCATCCATGTCCTCTGCTTTAGAGAGCCAATCCTCACCTGTGTCACCGAGAGGACATCTGTCCAGTTCATCATGGTGGTCTTCATCTGAGCGCTCAATGATTTCATCATGGGTGCAGAGCCCCCAGATTGATATACAAAGCAACTCTGAAGTGTTGGCATTGGGCAGTGTCTTTGATCCCTACAAAGTGCATGGCAAGTTGAGTTGGGCAGACATTGGAAACTATGGTTTAGCAACTGAAGTTTCTTGGATGTCAGTTGGAAAGAAGCAACTAGAATATGCATCGGGGGCATTAAGGAAATTCAGGTATAAGAGTTTTAAGTGAGCCATTTGTTTGAGCTTTGCATTTCATTTTGTTAGTTGAATCAAACAGGTCTAAAAACATAGAATACTTCGGTTCTAATGAGCTTATGCTCCCATtactttgatatatttattct
This window contains:
- the LOC133672432 gene encoding uncharacterized protein LOC133672432 isoform X1, which codes for MFLPSRSQDAWGILERAKPCDRRMCDSPVMLSQSDSTSKILYSKVTYDNSKTQLDLADEVWSTSSSLEANNVNEEAVSFASCIRSSNPYPYRIQLERDVRRLQQQLQEEMEMHAILENAIEKNTVKLSSASCLPHHFEQAQELLSTIAVLEVTVSKLEQEIVSLHFQLSQERNERRLAEYRLRQSASQSLSAYSFDSMKEEISSSSSSRSLKHSDYELHQSEKNNSCKHQASESTGETSSAQSLMEDSMKAPEFFHEKKVSVQTDAKPTQPAELMRLPKGMPPKGLWDYPNQLSEEMVRCMKNIFLSLADSAVPSMSSALESQSSPVSPRGHLSSSSWWSSSERSMISSWVQSPQIDIQSNSEVLALGSVFDPYKVHGKLSWADIGNYGLATEVSWMSVGKKQLEYASGALRKFRTLVEQLAKVNPIHLSSNEKLAFWINLYNALIMHAYLAYGVPRSDLKLFSLMQKAAYTIGGHYFSAAAIEYVILKMKPPLHRPQIALLLALHKLRLSEEQQKSVIDAHEPLVAFALSCGMYSSPAVRVFTAKNVREELQEAQHDFIRASAGVSTKGKLLVPKMLHCFAKGFVDDTNLAVWISHYLPPNQAAFVEQCISQRRQSLLGSRNCGILPFDSRFRYLFLPDKTPL
- the LOC133672432 gene encoding uncharacterized protein LOC133672432 isoform X2 codes for the protein MCDSPVMLSQSDSTSKILYSKVTYDNSKTQLDLADEVWSTSSSLEANNVNEEAVSFASCIRSSNPYPYRIQLERDVRRLQQQLQEEMEMHAILENAIEKNTVKLSSASCLPHHFEQAQELLSTIAVLEVTVSKLEQEIVSLHFQLSQERNERRLAEYRLRQSASQSLSAYSFDSMKEEISSSSSSRSLKHSDYELHQSEKNNSCKHQASESTGETSSAQSLMEDSMKAPEFFHEKKVSVQTDAKPTQPAELMRLPKGMPPKGLWDYPNQLSEEMVRCMKNIFLSLADSAVPSMSSALESQSSPVSPRGHLSSSSWWSSSERSMISSWVQSPQIDIQSNSEVLALGSVFDPYKVHGKLSWADIGNYGLATEVSWMSVGKKQLEYASGALRKFRTLVEQLAKVNPIHLSSNEKLAFWINLYNALIMHAYLAYGVPRSDLKLFSLMQKAAYTIGGHYFSAAAIEYVILKMKPPLHRPQIALLLALHKLRLSEEQQKSVIDAHEPLVAFALSCGMYSSPAVRVFTAKNVREELQEAQHDFIRASAGVSTKGKLLVPKMLHCFAKGFVDDTNLAVWISHYLPPNQAAFVEQCISQRRQSLLGSRNCGILPFDSRFRYLFLPDKTPL